A part of Solibacillus sp. FSL H8-0538 genomic DNA contains:
- the walK gene encoding cell wall metabolism sensor histidine kinase WalK: MQKVSFFKSIHVKLVLIYVLLIIIALQIIGLYFSKELEQTLKTNFQESILQRIELVQYSIREEILKERNETTPTLEASLSVILREFSTVDINEIRVIDSRNRVLATSKSANHLMVGQRANDDLVRKSISAETFQETISIDKQTRDRVWVLATPVLDTVGPNGEVVGAIYIESNIEKVFENMTTINRIFAAGTAMSLIITVILGILVARTITRPISDMRKQAQAMSKGNFSRKVRVYGTDEIGQLAIAFNHLTNRLQEAQATTEAERRKLASVLSNMTDGVIATDRKGKIILINDPALSQLHVTREMTVNRPIASVLGLDQDYSFEDLIHMKESVNLNFSTQEAPYILRANFSVIQKETGFVNGLITVLHDITEQEKIDMERREFVANVSHELRTPLTTMRSYLEALADGAWKDENIAPTFLNVTQTETERMIRLVNDLLQLSKMDSQDYQLSREFVEFNKFFDRIIDRFEMSKSQNVEFSRLLPETSYFVEVDTDKLTQVIDNIISNAMKYSPDGGEIRFGFTVFDNMLKVMISDDGMGIPKENVGRIFDRFYRVDRARARSMGGTGLGLAIAREMIEAHGGKIWAESDEGVGTTVFFTLPYELDEAGDWE, encoded by the coding sequence ATGCAAAAAGTAAGTTTTTTTAAATCGATTCATGTAAAGCTTGTCCTTATCTATGTTTTGCTGATCATCATTGCGCTACAAATTATTGGTTTGTACTTTTCTAAGGAACTTGAACAAACGCTAAAAACCAACTTTCAGGAGTCTATATTGCAACGAATTGAACTCGTGCAATATAGCATCCGTGAAGAAATTTTAAAGGAACGTAATGAAACGACGCCTACACTAGAGGCAAGTTTGAGTGTTATTTTAAGAGAATTTTCTACAGTAGATATTAATGAAATCCGCGTCATAGATAGTCGTAACCGTGTGCTTGCTACATCGAAAAGCGCGAATCACTTGATGGTCGGGCAACGTGCCAATGATGATCTTGTACGTAAATCAATTTCAGCAGAAACATTTCAAGAAACGATATCGATTGATAAACAGACACGGGACCGAGTCTGGGTTTTGGCGACGCCAGTTTTAGATACGGTTGGTCCAAACGGGGAAGTTGTTGGGGCCATTTATATTGAATCCAATATTGAAAAAGTATTTGAGAATATGACCACTATTAATCGTATTTTCGCAGCCGGGACAGCGATGTCACTAATAATCACAGTTATTTTAGGGATTTTAGTCGCACGTACCATTACACGCCCCATTTCGGATATGCGGAAGCAGGCACAGGCCATGTCAAAAGGGAACTTCTCTCGTAAAGTACGTGTTTACGGGACAGATGAAATTGGGCAATTAGCTATTGCCTTCAATCATTTAACGAACCGCTTGCAAGAAGCACAGGCCACGACTGAAGCGGAGCGTCGTAAGCTAGCAAGTGTACTGAGTAATATGACAGACGGTGTAATTGCCACAGACCGTAAAGGGAAAATAATTTTAATTAATGATCCCGCGTTAAGTCAATTACATGTTACACGCGAAATGACGGTTAATCGCCCAATTGCTTCAGTATTAGGACTAGATCAAGATTATAGCTTTGAAGACTTAATTCATATGAAAGAATCGGTTAATTTAAACTTTAGCACTCAGGAAGCACCGTATATTCTGCGTGCGAATTTTTCAGTTATTCAAAAAGAAACAGGCTTTGTGAACGGACTGATCACCGTACTACATGATATTACGGAGCAAGAGAAAATTGATATGGAGCGTCGAGAGTTTGTAGCGAATGTATCGCATGAATTACGTACACCGCTTACGACAATGCGTAGTTATTTAGAGGCGTTGGCAGACGGTGCTTGGAAGGACGAAAACATTGCACCAACCTTTCTTAACGTAACGCAAACAGAGACAGAGCGCATGATTCGTCTCGTCAATGACTTATTGCAGCTATCTAAAATGGATAGCCAGGATTATCAATTAAGTCGGGAGTTTGTGGAATTCAATAAATTCTTTGATCGGATTATTGACCGTTTTGAAATGTCCAAATCCCAGAATGTAGAGTTTTCACGGTTATTACCTGAAACGAGCTATTTTGTTGAGGTTGATACCGATAAGCTCACTCAAGTTATTGATAATATTATTTCGAATGCAATGAAATATTCACCAGATGGCGGAGAGATTCGTTTTGGATTTACGGTATTTGATAATATGTTAAAAGTGATGATTTCAGATGATGGAATGGGTATTCCAAAAGAAAATGTAGGGCGTATTTTTGATCGCTTCTACCGCGTCGACCGTGCAAGAGCGCGCTCAATGGGCGGTACAGGGCTTGGACTGGCCATTGCAAGGGAAATGATTGAGGCACATGGCGGAAAAATTTGGGCTGAAAGTGATGAAGGCGTGGGAACAACCGTCTTCTTTACATTACCTTACGAACTTGATGAAGCGGGGGACTGGGAATGA
- a CDS encoding YybS family protein codes for MPNNQTKRLAHGAMMIALFTVLIAVAFYVPFISIIATVFALLPIAWYSATYNRSSSIFVAAIAIFITFFIGGLLILPFSLIFSAVGVAIGDALRLKKSKVYLFISSSLTLLFTFAVQYLISLRLFEFDFIQDSMKLMRESYEKSIEFSENITGQTPISEENLEQMFSMMEMALPASITVAIFALTFLLIALNLPMLKRLGIEVPKFSTFKNLRLPRAVLWYYLIVLCINLFVHPEVGSTSYVITLNVSLVLWVLLTVQGVSFIHFTVDEYGLPKFIKVLGTLLAIPLYSFVILLGIIDLGFNVREFIKGKIQK; via the coding sequence ATGCCAAATAATCAAACAAAAAGGCTAGCACATGGTGCGATGATGATTGCGCTATTTACGGTATTAATTGCAGTTGCCTTTTATGTACCTTTTATTAGCATTATAGCTACTGTGTTTGCACTATTACCGATAGCGTGGTATAGCGCAACCTATAATCGTAGTTCATCTATTTTTGTGGCAGCTATAGCAATTTTTATTACATTTTTCATTGGCGGTTTATTGATTTTACCGTTTTCGCTAATTTTTTCAGCAGTTGGTGTTGCGATTGGTGATGCACTTCGCCTGAAAAAGAGTAAAGTTTATTTATTTATATCTTCTAGTTTAACGCTATTATTTACATTTGCTGTGCAGTACTTAATCTCATTACGTTTATTTGAATTTGATTTTATTCAAGATTCAATGAAGTTAATGCGTGAAAGTTATGAGAAATCCATTGAGTTTTCTGAAAATATAACGGGGCAAACGCCTATTTCAGAAGAAAATTTAGAACAAATGTTTAGTATGATGGAAATGGCTCTGCCAGCATCTATTACCGTAGCGATATTTGCACTGACTTTCCTACTTATCGCGTTAAACTTACCAATGCTTAAACGTTTAGGTATTGAAGTTCCAAAATTTTCGACATTTAAAAATTTACGCCTGCCTCGTGCAGTATTGTGGTATTACCTTATAGTTTTGTGTATTAATTTATTCGTTCATCCAGAAGTGGGCTCGACGTCCTATGTCATAACATTAAACGTGTCACTTGTGTTATGGGTACTTTTGACGGTCCAAGGGGTATCATTCATTCATTTTACTGTCGATGAATACGGCCTGCCAAAGTTTATCAAAGTACTCGGGACATTACTCGCAATTCCGCTCTATTCGTTTGTAATTTTACTGGGCATTATTGATTTAGGCTTTAATGTGCGTGAATTTATCAAAGGCAAGATTCAAAAATGA
- the dnaB gene encoding replicative DNA helicase — protein MNESMMDRVPPHNYEAEQSVIGAIFLEPQALITASEILIAEDFYRTAHQKIFQTMLTLSDQGKAIDVVTVTEELSVKKELEDVGGLSYLTELASAVPTAANIAHYAKIVEEKALLRRLIRVATKIAEDGYTREDEVEALLSEAEKKMLEVSNRKNAGDFKHVKDVLVQTFDKIEQLQSREGDVTGIPTGFRDLDHITAGFQRNDLIIVAARPSVGKTAFALNVAQSVAVQARENVAIFSLEMGADQLVMRMLCAEGNIDAQVLRTGALTTDDWGKLTMAMGSLSNSGIFIDDTPGIRINEIRAKCRRLEKEHGLGMILIDYLQLIQGSGKPGENRQQEVSEISRSLKGLARELKVPVIALSQLSRGVEQRQDKRPMMSDLRESGSIEQDADIVAFLYRDDYYDKESESKNMIEIIIAKQRNGPTGTVTLAFRKEFNKFLNVDWSQYEAPPPRD, from the coding sequence ATGAACGAATCCATGATGGACCGCGTTCCGCCGCATAACTATGAAGCTGAGCAATCGGTTATCGGTGCCATATTCCTTGAACCACAAGCGCTTATCACGGCATCAGAAATTTTAATCGCGGAAGATTTTTACCGGACAGCACATCAGAAAATTTTCCAAACGATGCTCACATTAAGCGATCAAGGGAAAGCGATAGATGTTGTCACAGTAACAGAAGAACTATCGGTTAAAAAAGAGCTTGAGGATGTGGGCGGGCTATCGTATTTAACGGAGCTTGCGAGCGCTGTACCGACAGCTGCCAACATTGCACATTATGCAAAAATTGTAGAAGAAAAAGCACTTCTTCGTCGACTTATTCGTGTTGCAACAAAAATTGCAGAAGATGGCTATACTCGTGAAGATGAAGTAGAGGCTTTGTTATCTGAAGCCGAAAAAAAGATGCTAGAAGTTTCCAACCGTAAAAATGCGGGGGATTTTAAGCACGTAAAAGATGTACTTGTACAAACATTTGATAAAATTGAGCAGCTCCAATCACGGGAGGGTGATGTTACCGGTATTCCGACCGGCTTCCGTGATTTAGATCATATAACTGCGGGTTTCCAGCGCAATGATTTAATTATCGTAGCAGCTCGTCCTTCAGTAGGGAAAACAGCCTTTGCGCTAAACGTCGCGCAAAGTGTGGCCGTACAGGCGCGTGAAAACGTAGCAATTTTCTCACTAGAGATGGGGGCAGACCAACTTGTTATGCGTATGCTTTGTGCGGAAGGTAATATTGACGCACAGGTGTTACGTACAGGTGCCCTAACGACAGACGACTGGGGTAAGCTAACGATGGCTATGGGGAGCTTATCAAACTCGGGTATTTTCATTGATGATACACCAGGTATTCGTATTAACGAAATTCGTGCAAAATGTCGTCGTCTCGAAAAAGAGCATGGGCTTGGCATGATTTTGATCGATTACTTGCAGTTAATCCAAGGTAGTGGGAAGCCTGGGGAAAATCGCCAACAGGAAGTATCTGAAATTTCGCGTTCCCTTAAAGGATTAGCGCGTGAATTAAAAGTTCCCGTCATTGCGTTATCTCAGTTATCACGTGGTGTAGAACAACGTCAGGATAAACGTCCGATGATGAGTGATTTACGTGAGTCGGGATCAATTGAGCAAGATGCGGATATCGTTGCCTTCTTATACCGTGATGATTATTACGATAAAGAATCCGAAAGTAAGAATATGATTGAAATTATTATTGCCAAACAGCGTAATGGTCCAACAGGTACCGTAACACTTGCTTTCCGTAAAGAATTTAATAAATTTCTCAATGTGGACTGGTCACAATATGAAGCACCGCCACCAAGGGACTGA
- a CDS encoding DHH family phosphoesterase, whose translation MGIFRKRPIRYPLLVLSILGIVPAAFLMIWNVWIGIAYVMIDLVAIAYAWKIEKNTYIETEKHIETLSFRMKKVGEEAFLEMPIGILLINGQYIIEWANPFMLQILDTETLIGQDMFVLSEGLYSLTKPEEKREITVTIRDRKYRVYYKQSEQLLYFFDVTEQLEIETQYYADRTVLAILFIDNYDELTSAMDDQTRSLTNTMVTSIINDWAAKYGIFAKRISSDRFIAVLNESILAELEKKKFSILDDIREKTIQKNLSLTLSIGVGADSPSLVELGELAQSSLDLVLGRGGDQVAIKQPNGKLRFYGGKTNPVEKRTRVRARVISHALRDLIQDSDRVFVMGHKYPDMDSIGASVGVRKMAEMNKIEGFVVINFDELNGSVSRLMDEIEARSDFYNRFISPEEAFSKMTAKSLLVIVDTHKPSLVIDERLLSRVEKVVVIDHHRRGEEFIVNPTLVYMEPYASSTAELVTELLEYQPKTEKMAMLEATALLSGIIVDTKSFTLRTGARTFEAASYLRTHGADTILVQRLLKEDVDTYIARSKIVQTVKFVRPGIAIASGEDNRVYDSVLIAQTADILLTMKDVSAAFVIAHRADGLIGISARSLGDINVQLVMEKLGGGGHLTNAATQMEANSIDEVKQYLTTAITEIVEGSSEQ comes from the coding sequence ATGGGTATTTTTCGTAAACGACCAATTCGTTATCCACTTTTAGTTCTATCCATTTTAGGTATAGTCCCAGCTGCCTTCTTAATGATTTGGAACGTCTGGATTGGTATCGCGTACGTAATGATTGATTTAGTGGCAATTGCATATGCATGGAAAATTGAAAAAAATACGTATATAGAAACAGAGAAGCATATTGAAACACTATCTTTCCGTATGAAAAAAGTAGGGGAAGAAGCCTTTTTAGAAATGCCAATCGGAATTTTACTCATTAATGGTCAATATATCATTGAATGGGCCAATCCGTTTATGCTCCAAATACTTGATACAGAAACATTAATTGGTCAGGATATGTTCGTTTTATCGGAAGGGCTTTACAGCTTAACAAAGCCGGAAGAGAAGCGTGAGATTACAGTGACTATTCGGGATCGAAAATATCGCGTGTATTACAAACAAAGTGAACAGCTACTCTATTTCTTCGATGTAACAGAGCAATTAGAAATTGAAACGCAGTATTACGCAGACCGCACTGTTCTTGCCATTTTATTTATTGATAACTATGATGAGTTAACATCAGCTATGGATGATCAGACGCGTAGTTTGACGAATACGATGGTGACTTCGATTATTAATGACTGGGCAGCAAAGTACGGGATTTTTGCGAAGCGTATTTCATCAGACCGTTTTATAGCTGTATTAAATGAATCTATTTTAGCGGAGCTTGAGAAAAAGAAGTTCTCCATTTTAGATGATATTCGTGAAAAGACAATCCAAAAAAATTTATCGCTGACGTTGAGTATTGGTGTAGGTGCAGACTCGCCGTCACTTGTAGAGCTAGGTGAGCTTGCGCAGTCAAGTTTAGACCTTGTGTTAGGGCGGGGCGGGGACCAGGTAGCAATTAAACAACCAAACGGGAAACTGCGATTTTACGGAGGGAAAACGAATCCGGTAGAGAAGCGGACACGTGTACGTGCTCGTGTCATCTCTCATGCACTGCGTGACTTAATTCAAGATAGTGACCGCGTATTTGTCATGGGTCATAAATACCCGGATATGGATTCAATCGGTGCTTCTGTTGGCGTGCGTAAAATGGCTGAAATGAATAAAATAGAAGGCTTCGTTGTAATTAATTTCGATGAATTGAATGGTAGTGTTAGCCGGCTGATGGATGAAATTGAAGCACGCTCTGATTTTTATAATCGTTTTATTTCACCAGAGGAAGCATTTTCAAAAATGACAGCTAAATCGCTTTTAGTCATTGTGGATACACATAAGCCGAGCCTAGTTATAGATGAGCGTTTGCTGAGTAGAGTAGAAAAGGTTGTTGTGATTGATCACCATCGCCGCGGCGAAGAGTTTATCGTCAATCCGACACTTGTTTATATGGAACCGTACGCCTCATCAACAGCTGAGCTTGTCACGGAGCTGTTAGAATACCAACCAAAAACAGAGAAGATGGCGATGCTAGAAGCAACTGCTTTATTATCTGGTATTATCGTGGACACGAAGAGTTTTACACTTCGTACAGGGGCGCGTACGTTTGAAGCTGCGTCGTATCTACGAACACATGGTGCTGATACGATTTTAGTCCAGCGCCTATTAAAAGAAGACGTGGATACGTATATTGCGCGATCAAAAATCGTTCAAACGGTTAAATTTGTACGTCCGGGTATTGCTATTGCAAGTGGTGAAGACAATCGCGTGTACGATTCAGTACTTATTGCACAAACAGCGGATATTTTATTGACAATGAAGGATGTATCAGCGGCATTTGTTATTGCGCATCGTGCGGACGGGTTAATTGGCATTAGTGCGCGCTCGCTTGGCGATATTAACGTTCAGCTCGTCATGGAAAAACTCGGCGGGGGCGGCCATTTAACGAATGCTGCAACTCAAATGGAGGCTAACTCCATTGATGAGGTTAAACAATACTTAACAACAGCAATTACAGAAATAGTAGAGGGGAGTTCGGAACAATGA
- the rplI gene encoding 50S ribosomal protein L9: MKVVFLKDVKGKGKKGEIKNVADGYAQNFLIKNGFAVEASNQAMSQLEGQKKLEEKNAAAELQAAKDLKAQLEALTVELKAKSGEGGRLFGSVSTKQIADALQKKHGFKVDKRKMECNEGIRSLGFTNVPVKLHPEVKAILKVQVTEE, from the coding sequence ATGAAAGTAGTATTTTTAAAAGATGTTAAAGGTAAAGGTAAAAAAGGTGAAATTAAAAATGTGGCGGACGGTTACGCGCAAAACTTTTTAATTAAAAATGGTTTTGCGGTAGAAGCGAGTAACCAAGCAATGAGTCAATTAGAGGGTCAAAAGAAATTAGAAGAAAAAAATGCTGCTGCTGAACTTCAAGCCGCAAAAGATTTAAAAGCGCAGCTGGAAGCATTAACAGTTGAATTAAAAGCAAAATCTGGTGAAGGTGGCCGTCTTTTTGGGTCTGTTTCAACAAAACAAATCGCAGACGCGCTACAAAAGAAACACGGCTTTAAAGTTGATAAACGTAAAATGGAATGTAACGAGGGCATCCGCTCTTTAGGCTTCACTAATGTTCCGGTAAAACTACATCCTGAAGTAAAGGCAATACTTAAAGTACAGGTTACAGAAGAATAA
- a CDS encoding YitT family protein, which yields MQKPLLTGKFFIRIILVIIGALIFAVGLELFLVPNQVMDGGIVGISIMASHILGVPSGVFIFTINLPFLYLGYKQIGKTFAITTAVGITVLSVATIYLHQLEPFTTDVLLATVFGGIILGVGVGIVIRFGGSLDGTEILAILFTKRLPFSVGEIIMYVNLLIFTAAGFVFTWEQAMYSVIAYYIAAKMIDIVVEGLNESKSVHIISDHADIIGQAIIDRLGRGVTYLNGQGAYTGDDKKVIFTVVTRIEEAKLKSIVQELDPNAFMSISNAAEVSGGRFKKKDIH from the coding sequence ATGCAAAAACCTTTATTGACTGGTAAATTTTTTATACGTATTATTTTAGTTATAATAGGTGCTCTTATCTTCGCTGTCGGACTTGAGTTATTTTTAGTCCCTAACCAAGTAATGGATGGTGGTATAGTTGGTATTTCTATTATGGCTTCCCACATATTAGGTGTACCTTCCGGGGTATTTATCTTCACCATCAACCTTCCCTTCCTATACCTTGGATACAAACAAATTGGTAAAACCTTTGCAATTACTACTGCTGTTGGAATTACCGTACTTTCAGTTGCAACCATCTACTTACATCAACTAGAACCTTTTACCACTGATGTACTACTAGCGACTGTATTTGGTGGTATTATTTTAGGTGTCGGTGTAGGTATTGTTATCCGTTTTGGGGGATCACTAGACGGGACTGAAATTTTAGCTATCCTATTTACGAAAAGGCTTCCTTTCTCAGTAGGTGAGATCATTATGTACGTCAACTTACTGATTTTCACAGCAGCTGGTTTCGTCTTTACATGGGAACAAGCAATGTATTCGGTTATTGCCTACTATATTGCCGCTAAAATGATTGACATTGTAGTTGAAGGATTAAACGAATCTAAATCTGTTCACATTATTAGTGATCATGCTGATATTATTGGTCAGGCAATCATTGACCGCTTAGGACGTGGTGTTACATACTTAAATGGCCAAGGCGCTTACACAGGTGATGATAAAAAAGTTATCTTCACTGTAGTAACCCGTATCGAAGAAGCAAAATTAAAGAGCATTGTGCAAGAACTTGATCCGAACGCCTTTATGTCTATTAGCAATGCTGCGGAAGTTAGTGGCGGACGCTTTAAGAAAAAAGATATTCACTAA
- the yycF gene encoding response regulator YycF: MNKTILVVDDEKPIADILQFNLIKEGYRVICAYDGDEALEKIEEEQPDLMLLDIMLPKRDGMEVCREVRKKYDFPIIMLTAKGSEIDKVLGLEMGADDYVTKPFSTRELIARVKANMRRLNVAAQVEEAVEETNDIVVGSLTIQPDAYLVLKREESIELTHREFELLHYLAKHIGQVMTREHLLQTVWGYDYFGDVRTVDVTIRRLREKIEDNPSHPMWIVTRRGVGYYLRNPEQE; this comes from the coding sequence ATGAATAAAACTATTTTAGTAGTGGATGATGAAAAACCGATCGCAGACATTTTGCAGTTTAATTTAATTAAAGAAGGCTACCGTGTTATTTGTGCTTATGACGGAGACGAAGCGTTAGAAAAAATTGAAGAAGAGCAACCGGATTTAATGCTGTTAGATATTATGCTACCAAAGCGTGATGGTATGGAAGTTTGTCGTGAAGTTCGTAAAAAATACGATTTCCCAATTATTATGCTAACGGCGAAGGGCTCTGAAATTGATAAAGTGCTTGGATTGGAGATGGGGGCTGACGATTATGTTACCAAACCATTTAGCACGCGTGAGTTAATTGCACGCGTAAAAGCAAATATGCGCCGATTAAATGTTGCAGCACAAGTCGAAGAGGCTGTGGAGGAAACAAATGATATCGTTGTCGGCTCATTAACAATTCAGCCGGATGCGTATTTAGTATTAAAGCGCGAAGAGTCGATTGAACTAACGCACCGTGAATTTGAGTTACTTCATTATTTAGCGAAACATATTGGCCAAGTGATGACGCGTGAGCATTTGCTGCAAACCGTATGGGGCTATGATTATTTCGGTGACGTACGAACAGTAGATGTAACGATTCGTCGTCTGCGTGAGAAGATTGAAGATAACCCTAGTCACCCAATGTGGATTGTCACTCGACGAGGAGTCGGCTATTATTTACGAAATCCTGAACAGGAGTAA
- a CDS encoding adenylosuccinate synthase has protein sequence MTSVVVVGTQWGDEGKGKITDFLSKKADAIARFAGGDNAGHTIKIGDETYKLHLIPSGIFYKEKISVMGNGLVVNPKSLVTELKGLQARGIETSNLRISNRAHVILPYHIHQDIVDEASRGNQKIGTTAKGIGPCYQDKVGRIGIRMADLLDKDIFEQKLRTNLELKNRLFTKFYEVEGLNFEDIFEEYYAYGQEIAHYVTDTSKILNDVIDEGGKVLFEGAQGIMLDVDQGTYPFVTSSNPVAGGVAIGAGVGPNVISRVVGVCKAYTSRVGDGPFPSELHDEIGHQIREVGREYGTTTGRPRRVGWFDAVVVRHSRRVSGITDLALNSIDVLSGLETVKICTAYDYNGEIITEYPANLHIIEQCKPVYEELPGWSEDVTNVRTLEELPENARKYIERVLELTGINLMTFSVGPAREQTNVVNDIWE, from the coding sequence ATGACATCAGTTGTTGTAGTTGGAACGCAATGGGGAGATGAAGGTAAAGGTAAAATTACGGACTTCCTTTCAAAAAAAGCAGATGCAATTGCACGCTTTGCTGGCGGAGATAATGCAGGTCACACGATTAAAATTGGTGATGAAACGTATAAGTTACACTTAATTCCATCGGGTATATTTTATAAAGAAAAAATATCAGTTATGGGAAATGGTTTAGTTGTTAACCCGAAATCACTTGTTACTGAATTAAAAGGATTACAGGCTCGCGGTATTGAGACATCTAACTTACGTATTTCAAATCGTGCTCACGTTATTCTTCCTTATCATATCCACCAAGACATCGTAGACGAAGCAAGCCGTGGCAATCAAAAAATAGGCACAACAGCAAAAGGGATTGGCCCATGTTACCAAGATAAAGTAGGTCGTATTGGTATTCGGATGGCAGATCTTTTAGATAAAGATATTTTTGAACAAAAATTACGAACAAACTTAGAACTGAAAAACCGTTTATTTACGAAATTTTATGAAGTGGAAGGCCTAAACTTCGAGGACATTTTTGAAGAATATTATGCATATGGTCAAGAAATTGCCCATTATGTAACAGATACATCGAAAATTTTAAATGATGTAATCGATGAAGGAGGTAAAGTGCTATTTGAAGGTGCACAAGGTATTATGCTAGACGTGGACCAAGGAACATACCCATTCGTTACATCATCAAATCCAGTAGCAGGTGGCGTGGCAATCGGCGCTGGTGTAGGTCCAAATGTTATATCTCGTGTAGTTGGTGTATGTAAAGCGTATACGTCTCGCGTAGGTGATGGTCCGTTCCCAAGTGAATTACACGATGAAATTGGACATCAAATCCGCGAAGTGGGACGTGAATACGGTACCACAACAGGTCGTCCCCGCCGTGTTGGATGGTTTGACGCAGTTGTCGTACGTCACTCTCGCCGTGTATCAGGAATTACGGATTTAGCTTTAAACTCAATCGATGTTTTATCAGGTTTAGAGACAGTAAAAATTTGTACAGCTTACGACTATAACGGTGAAATCATTACAGAATATCCAGCGAACTTACACATTATTGAACAGTGTAAACCTGTGTACGAAGAGCTTCCAGGGTGGTCAGAGGATGTAACAAATGTCCGTACGTTAGAGGAATTACCTGAGAATGCACGTAAATACATCGAACGGGTACTAGAGCTTACAGGCATTAACCTAATGACGTTCTCAGTAGGTCCAGCTCGGGAGCAAACAAACGTCGTAAACGATATATGGGAATAA
- a CDS encoding M23 family metallopeptidase — protein MSSKWNKIDFKQLNLSLFNRQNGKFKKAAVLAFLISSLTFNLGFAKEIEDKDAFEKIYHVYVANSYIGSVSDETVIQQLVEQKEQEARIQYKELFVDASSNITVIPEQVFKVEAKDSETLEKLQEVIEVEAQAYALQVNGTPVAYLKDQNDYEDAINLLKLQYVSQEEIDELNTRQVAIAELPPLQKDATRILEIALSADITGSEASVLPSSIVTVEEAVQLLQTGSLEQQLYTVKAGDVLGSIAHAHGLKTAELVALNPSINEDSVLNIGQQINVTVHKPYVSVNVVYEKKNTENIDYAKITEEDDTMLKGEKVVKQEGASGKKEVSYLITEENGIRVERAQTSETILQEPENRVVVIGTKVIPSRGTGTFAWPTNGGYISSDMGARWGSYHRGIDIARPSNYAIKASDNGVVTFTGWDGTYGNKIVVNHNNGYETIYAHLSKISVSVGQVVAQGSSMGIMGSTGRSTGIHLHFEVHKNGSYVNPLSYLK, from the coding sequence ATGAGTTCGAAATGGAACAAAATAGACTTCAAACAACTAAATTTAAGTCTTTTTAATCGTCAAAATGGTAAGTTTAAGAAGGCTGCAGTATTAGCATTTTTAATATCCAGCTTGACTTTTAATCTAGGTTTCGCAAAAGAGATAGAAGATAAAGATGCATTCGAAAAGATATACCACGTCTATGTGGCTAATTCATATATTGGTTCGGTATCAGACGAAACAGTTATTCAACAATTAGTTGAACAAAAAGAGCAAGAAGCTAGAATTCAATATAAGGAATTATTTGTTGATGCTAGTTCGAATATTACAGTAATACCGGAGCAAGTATTTAAGGTAGAAGCAAAAGATAGTGAAACATTAGAAAAACTTCAAGAAGTAATCGAAGTAGAGGCACAAGCCTATGCGTTGCAGGTGAACGGTACGCCAGTTGCTTACTTAAAGGATCAAAACGACTATGAAGATGCTATTAACTTATTGAAACTTCAATATGTTTCGCAAGAAGAGATAGATGAATTGAATACTAGACAAGTAGCTATTGCCGAATTACCACCGTTGCAGAAAGATGCAACTCGTATTTTAGAAATAGCTTTATCCGCAGATATAACAGGTAGTGAAGCATCTGTATTGCCTTCATCGATTGTTACGGTAGAAGAAGCGGTGCAACTACTGCAAACAGGGTCATTAGAGCAACAGCTTTACACGGTTAAAGCTGGAGATGTATTAGGCTCTATTGCGCATGCACATGGTCTAAAAACAGCAGAGCTAGTAGCATTAAATCCGTCGATTAATGAAGATTCGGTATTAAATATTGGTCAACAAATTAATGTAACAGTACATAAGCCATATGTTTCAGTAAATGTAGTTTATGAAAAAAAGAACACTGAAAATATTGATTACGCAAAGATTACTGAAGAAGATGACACAATGCTTAAAGGTGAGAAAGTTGTTAAACAAGAAGGAGCATCTGGTAAGAAAGAAGTTTCCTATTTAATTACTGAAGAAAACGGCATTCGTGTCGAACGTGCTCAAACAAGTGAAACAATTCTTCAAGAGCCAGAAAATCGCGTTGTTGTTATAGGCACAAAAGTGATACCTTCTCGTGGTACAGGTACATTTGCTTGGCCGACAAACGGGGGATACATTTCAAGCGATATGGGCGCACGTTGGGGCTCTTACCACCGCGGCATTGATATTGCACGTCCTTCAAACTATGCGATTAAAGCATCTGATAATGGTGTTGTAACGTTTACAGGCTGGGACGGTACATACGGTAATAAAATCGTTGTGAATCATAACAATGGATATGAAACAATTTACGCACACTTATCAAAAATCAGTGTTTCGGTTGGACAAGTAGTCGCACAAGGATCTAGCATGGGCATTATGGGATCAACAGGACGTTCAACGGGTATACATTTACATTTTGAAGTGCATAAAAACGGTTCATATGTTAATCCTTTATCTTATTTAAAATAA